A single genomic interval of Scylla paramamosain isolate STU-SP2022 chromosome 12, ASM3559412v1, whole genome shotgun sequence harbors:
- the LOC135105980 gene encoding serine/threonine-protein phosphatase 6 regulatory ankyrin repeat subunit B-like, with amino-acid sequence MVNPGVAATGIGRDPSVTRRRGSVFRRALISVGIVSKEERLVAAADSGDAALVASLLSGGADVNWQNNHGENALMYAAWRGHEAVVASLLQHPATHVNLQDDDGWSALVWAAHGGHTGVVRLFMVHPDTEPDLANNAGETALMKASVHGHESVVKQLLSSYRTSVDKCHPDGSTALLWAAAGGSVECISALLDAKANIAEKDKDGMNALMWAVTVGRAEAAELLIQRGVDLSQRDNIGRSSLLMAAETGHAEVASTLLHHDTVDVNVATKDKVTPLMRAAEHGHTVVVNMLCKCNDTDVNLQDNNGRSALFYAARSGHADCVHILLKHGAINPNLSDLEGQTPSMVAASGGHEEVVVALLSHRDTDISLRTRNGFTAFLLAARSGQRSVVQRLLAHLEVDINEQDGAGMTALAWTAKTGAVHVVELLQQYHSLRPDTPDSDGLTPMMWAARCNQLLSVRTLLRDSRNDTEAKDRDGRTAMAWAQHEGHKEVAQLLARYNQLASSGTEDSVDDSSSECSTHTPSAMTQRYNHPVSDMQVDNIGDVVKLLENGPYVSWRQKTGKTSFAWAVASGQSEVVKVFLLVPGLDVNERDEQGLTPLMVAAKNGHVQVLHLLLTHKDVDYSSADWRGRSALMLAAEHGQVRTLAVLLRCPEVDVNHQDNADHTALTLTANAGMYELTNLLLQHNAINVNMTATDRCSALLFATRAGHDDTAELLLKNPKTDVNLEDDCGDTALHVAAGHHGNARLTRVLLQHSHIGVNRRNGQGSTALLLASKNGHLESAKLLLEHHLVDVNSRDNQNKTALMYACIMGHEDIVCLLFSHPDLDPNLRCSEQGMSALLLATRSDHSGLLALLCARNNIDVNQTDDFRASPLMYAVRRGSQASVEALLDHPNIDINISDAEGKTPLLRALADNLYGLAMLLLARPDVDVNSRTLESKTALMYAATYPEGLPALRLMLAIRGVELNAADEQSCTALLHACKCGNVEAALALVETDGVDLELRDDQGMTALMWAALLGFRVIVQALLQVRTLEVNTLSPDGLSALGLACEAGHVDVVQQLASHAAVDVNAGNAAGRTPLVAALERSQHECVRVLLQHPSHSLSRAGVRPPYLPPTLKAMVNLYRNNSQVRHALVLSAPPPSLVLDGATRAGDACVAGGGEVASVLLSLPRPFQVVQHVLRRASPESLAKQVHSFADKIQPEEEGAVVLYISGEILVTPEGPALCLPSAQPAPTNVLLSSLVNALAATPTLVLLLDAVAVRVDDAASQSARSNPHAHILPPLLHPNMAAVGGASTERLQVVGSRCSAFSAELAREILHGVTVQQLHQRTNQQLAAVPRTSASSPPPPAVLLSNLSQDWLF; translated from the exons ATGGTGAACCCCGGGGTGGCGGCCACGGGGATAGGCAGGGACCCCTCCGTGACCCGCCGTCGGGGCAGCGTGTTCCGTAGGGCGCTCATCTCCGTTGGAATTGTTTCCAAAG AGGAGCGCCTAGTGGCGGCGGCGGACAGCGGGGACGCGGCTTTGGTGGCCTCGCTTCTCTCCGGTGGCGCGGACGTCAACTGGCAAAACAACCACGGGGAAAACGCCCTCATGTATGCTGCCTGGCGGGGACACGAGGCTGTGGTGGCGTCGCTGCTGCAGCATCCCGCCACGCACGTCAACCTGCAG GATGACGACGGGTGGTCTGCTTTGGTGTGGGCGGCGCACGGAGGGCACACGGGCGTGGTGCGGCTGTTCATGGTGCACCCCGACACCGAACCAGACTTAGCCAACAACGCCGGCGAGACGGCACTCATGAAGGCGTCCGTGCACGGCCACGAGAGTGTCGTCAAGCAGCTGCTCAGCTCCTACCGCACTTCTGTGGACAAGTGTCACCCTGACGGGTCCACGGCCCTGCTGTGGGCAGCGGCGGGCGGCAGTGTGGAGTGTATCTCGGCGCTCCTCGATGCCAAAGCCAACATTGCTGAGAAGGACAAGGATGGCATGAACGCTCTCATGTGGGCCGTGACAGTGGGCCGGGCGGAGGCCGCAGAACTGTTGATTCAGCGTGGTGTGGATCTGTCCCAGAGAGACAACATTGGCCGGTCCTCGCTGCTCATGGCGGCGGAGACGGGCCACGCCGAGGTAGCCAGCACACTGCTGCACCACGACACAGTGGACGTCAACGTAGCCACCAAAGACAAGGTGACGCCTCTGATGCGAGCGGCGGAGCACGGCCACACCGTTGTGGTCAACATGCTGTGCAAGTGTAATGACACAGACGTCAACTTGCAGGACAACAACGGCCGCTCGGCGCTGTTTTACGCCGCGCGCTCCGGCCACGCTGACTGCGTGCACATTTTACTCAAGCACGGAGCCATAAATCCCAACCTCAGTGACCTGGAGGGTCAGACTCCTTCCATGGTGGCCGCCAGTGGGGGCcacgaggaggtggtggtggcccttCTCTCTCACCGGGACACTGACATCTCCTTAAGAACCCGAAATGGCTTCACAGCTTTCCTCCTAGCTGCTCGGAGCGGCCAGCGCTCGGTGGTGCAGAGGCTGCTGGCACATCTCGAGGTGGACATAAACGAGCAGGATGGGGCGGGCATGACGGCCCTGGCGTGGACAGCAAAGACTGGCGCCGTGCACGTGGTGGAGTTACTGCAGCAGTATCATTCTCTACGGCCCGACACACCAGACAGCGATGGCCTCACGCCCATGATGTGGGCCGCGCGATGCAACCAGCTGTTGTCCGTCAGGACGCTTCTGAGGGATTCCCGGAATGACACAGAGGCCAAGGACCGAGATGGCCGCACGGCTATGGCGTGGGCACAGCACGAGGGCCACAAAGAGGTAGCACAGCTGCTGGCGCGCTACAACCAGCTAGCGTCGAGCGGCACTGAAGACTCAGTGGACGATTCCTCCTCAGAGTGCTCCACCCACACTCCGTCCGCCATGACGCAGCGCTACAACCACCCCGTGAGCGACATGCAAGTGGACAACATCGGGGACGTGGTAAAGCTGCTGGAGAACGGCCCGTATGTCAGCTGGCGCCAAAAGACCGGGAAGACGTCCTTCGCTTGGGCGGTGGCCAGCGGCCAGAGTGAGGTTGTCAAGGTGTTCCTGCTGGTCCCCGGCCTAGATGTGAACGAGCGGGACGAGCAAGGTCTCACGCCCCTCATGGTGGCCGCCAAGAACGGACATGTTCAAGTCCTTCACTTGCTACTCACGCACAAAGACGTTGACTATAGCAGTGCTGACTGGCGCGGCCGATCCGCACTCATGTTGGCAGCGGAGCATGGGCAGGTGAGGACCTTGGCTGTGCTGCTGAGGTGTCCTGAGGTAGACGTGAACCATCAGGACAACGCTGACCACACGGCTCTCACCCTCACCGCCAACGCGGGCATGTATGAGCTAACGAATTTGCTTTTGCAGCACAACGCCATCAATGTCAACATGACAGCCACAGACAGGTGCAGTGCGTTACTGTTCGCCACGCGCGCCGGCCACGACGACACCGCGGAACTTTTGCTCAAGAATCCCAAGACAGACGTCAATTTAGAAGACGATTGCGGTGACACAGCGCTACACGTGGCGGCGGGACACCACGGCAACGCGCGACTGACCCGAGTCCTGCTGCAGCACTCCCACATTGGCGTGAACCGTCGCAATGGCCAAGGCAGCACGGCTCTGCTGCTTGCGTCCAAGAATGGCCATCTGGAGAGTGCCAAACTGCTGCTGGAGCATCATCTCGTCGACGTGAACTCTCGGGATAACCAGAACAAGACGGCGCTCATGTACGCCTGCATCATGGGCCACGAGGACATTGTCTGCCTCCTGTTCTCTCACCCAGACCTGGATCCCAATCTCCGTTGCAGCGAGCAGGGCATGTCAGCACTGCTGCTGGCCACGCGCAGCGACCACTCGGGTCTTCTCGCTCTCCTTTGCGCCCGAAACAACATTGACGTCAACCAGACGGATGATTTTCGGGCCTCACCACTGATGTACGCAGTGAGGCGCGGGTCGCAAGCCTCTGTGGAGGCTCTTCTTGATCACCCCAACATAGACATCAACATAAGTGACGCGGAAGGCAAGACTCCACTGCTGCGAGCCTTGGCAGACAACCTATACGGCCTGGCCATGCTGCTGCTTGCCAGACCTGACGTGGATGTCAACTCTCGCACGCTGGAGTCCAAGACTGCACTGATGTACGCAGCCACATACCCCGAGGGCCTGCCCGCACTCAGGCTCATGCTGGCCATCCGCGGCGTGgag CTAAACGCCGCTGACGAGCAGTCGTGCACGGCGTTGCTTCACGCGTGTAAGTGTGGCAACGTGGAAGCGGCGCTGGCGCTGGTGGAGACTGACGGCGTGGACCTGGAGCTACGGGATGACCAGGGCATGACGGCACTCATGTGGGCGGCGCTGCTCGGCTTCCGCGTCATCGTGCAGGCGCTGCTGCAG GTGAGGACGCTGGAGGTGAACACGCTGAGTCCTGACGGACTGTCGGCGCTGGGTCTAGCGTGCGAAGCGGGCCACGTGGACGTGGTGCAGCAGCTCGCCTCGCACGCTGCCGTGGATGTGAACGCCGGGAACGCCGCGGGACGCACGCCCCTCGTGGCGGCTCTCGAG CGGTCCCAACACGAGTGTGTGCGAGTGTTGCTGCAACACCcgtcccactccctctctcgcGCTGGTGTGCGCCCGCCCTACCTGCCGCCCACCCTCAAGGCCATGGTCAACCTGTACCGCAACAACAGCCAG GTGCGTCACGCCCTGGTGCTGAGCGCCCCACCGCCCTCACTGGTGCTGGACGGAGCCACACGCGCCGGGGATGCCTGCGTCGCCGGGGGCGGTGAGGTGGCGTCTGTTCTGCTCTCCCTTCCACGCCCCTTCCAG GTGGTGCAGCACGTGTTGCGACGAGCCTCCCCGGAGTCCTTGGCCAAGCAGGTGCACAGCTTCGCCGACAAGATCCAGCCGGAGGAGGAAGGTGCTGTCGTTCTGTACATCAGCGGCGAG ATCCTGGTAACTCCGGAAGGTCCCGCCCTTTGCCTCCCTTCAGCACAGCCCGCGCCCACCAacgttctcctctcctctctggtGAACGCCCTCGCGGCCACGCCTACGCTGGTACTGCTGCTGGACGCCGTGGCAGTCAGGGTGGACGACGCGGCCTCTCAGAGTGCTCGTTCTAATCCCCACGCCCACATCCTACCGCCCCTCCTTCATCCGAACATGGCGGCGGTGGGCGGAGCCTCAACGGAGCGCCTGCAG GTGGTTGGATCTCGGTGCTCGGCCTTCAGTGCTGAGCTGGCCAGGGAAATCCTTCACGGCGTCACGGTGCAGCAGCTGCACCAAAGAACCAATCAGCAGCTGGCCGCGGTTCCCCGTACTTCTGCTTCCAGCCCGCCACCTCCTGCTGTCCTGCTCTCCAACCTCTCCCAGGACTGGCTCTTCTGA
- the LOC135105981 gene encoding receptor-type tyrosine-protein phosphatase H-like, whose protein sequence is MWAATWLWGDALLLLMAVVVAQETLSVIRQDIGVHSEEVELNISSPAPTELFATWTFENKDTSYFEVRWNPPAEDHASSATTNATWYIIASLTPCTRYTVCVTALDLANYTLGLSSNQTATTATPATNVSLVAVDAVANESSLLDISWKTQDDLSNCSTNFSVTWARLGDTMVDKAFTTDLQYTIVGLEAFTSYNVCVATCLADAPNYPVCGINTTKEDVPGRPANVTAKAAGAEALWVGWEQPVEPNGVVTSYTLIWTHAATYLSDTLHVNGNTTAAVISGLQPCTNYTITVSAATAAGSGQPGGPARAATETAAPGSPTEVAASQVEGQPHALNVTWTQADARGHCQVTSNTVIWWLAASGDLVGNQTFPATVQVNLTGLQSSTAYSVGVSAAVQKIEGPSAGHVNGTTAREGTPSGLGTPAWVVGLSVAGVAVVLAVAAVAVYCLRYKPRLRPLPSVSQPDLKLSCRSLIPQEVEGAVRVEDLRGYIELLEEDTQRRLEEEFEQVQQSSGKHPTVAASQDHNKDKNRFRNILPFDHSRVILSPEAGQADSDYINANYIKDAWGRDSFIACQAPMEGTIGDFWRLVWQQDACVVVILTNPRERGREMCAVYWPTLEEPVITVGDLTVTRRSETSEGGLRVREFVLQKGKEQRSVRQYHLTTWLDFGVPNHEHHLLDFIREVRDSVTSANGPLVVHCRAGVGRTGTFIGLWNLMDAVDAGQRESVNVRQTVLAMRDCRCCMVQTPEQYLYLYKSIVAYLEEPQRWRTEDQWHRIPREPRSQKEHHLAYDNPAFTEEATPSGHHA, encoded by the exons ATGTGGGCGGCGACTTGGCTGTGGGGCGACGCCCTTCTGCTGCTGATGGCGGTAGTAGTGGCGCAGGAAACGCTGTCTGTGATCCggcag gACATCGGCGTTCACAGCGAGGAAG TTGAGTTGAACATTTCCTCCCCGGCGCCCACCGAACTCTTTGCGACCTGGACGTTTGAGAACAAGGACACCAGTTACTTCGAGGTGAGGTGGAATCCGCCAGCCGAGGACCACGCGAGTTCCGCCACGACCAATGCCACCTGGTACATCATCGCCAGCCTCACGCCATGTACGCGCTACACTGTATGCGTCACAGCCCTAGACCTCGCCAACTACACACTGGGGCTCTCCAGCAACCAGACAGCAACTACAGCCACTccag CGACTAACGTGTCGTTAGTGGCTGTGGACGCCGTGGCGAACGAATCATCCCTCCTTGACATATCCTGGAAGACGCAGGACGACCTCTCCAACTGCTCCACTAACTTCAGCGTCACGTGGGCACGCTTGGGCGACACCATGGTGGATAAGGCCTTCACCACTGACCTTCAGTACACCATAGTGGGTCTGGAAGCCTTCACATCCTACAACGTATGTGTTGCTACCTGTCTGGCTGATGCCCCCAACTATCCTGTGTGTGGCATCAACACTACCAAAGAAGACG tgcCAGGTCGGCCTGCCAACGTGACAGCCAAAGCAGCGGGAGCCGAGGCGTTGTGGGTGGGTTGGGAACAGCCGGTGGAACCTAACGGCGTGGTGACTAGCTACACTCTCATCTGGACACACGCGGCGACATACCTTTCGGACACTCTTCATGTTAATGGCAACACCACTGCTGCCGTCATCTCCGGCTTGCAGCCCTGCACTAATTATACGATCACTGTCTCGGCTGCCACTGCGGCGGGCAGCGGCCAGCCGGGCGGCCCAGCCAGAGCTGCTACGGAGACAGCAG CCCCGGGCAGCCCCACTGAGGTCGCAGCGAGTCAGGTCGAGGGTCAGCCGCACGCTCTGAACGTGACTTGGACGCAAGCCGACGCCCGAGGTCACTGCCAGGTCACCTCCAACACAGTCATCTGGTGGCTGGCTGCTTCTGGAGACCTTGTCGGTAACCAGACCTTTCCAGCCACCGTGCAGGTCAACCTCACCGGCCTGCAGTCCTCCACCGCGTACAGTGTGGGTGTGAGCGCCGCCGTGCAAAAGATTGAGGGGCCGAGTGCGGGACACGTGAACGGCACCACGGCACGAGAAG GGACTCCCTCCGGCCTAGGAACACCAGCGTGGGTGGTGGGACTGAGTGTGGCAGGCGTGGCAGTGGTCCTCGCGGTGGCAGCTGTCGCAGTCTACTGCCTGAGGTACAAGCCTCGACTAAG GCCGTTGCCCTCCGTCAGTCAGCCTGATCTGAAACTCAGCTGCCGCTCTCTCATCCCCCAAGAAGTTGAAGGGGCGGTGAGGGTGGAGGACCTTCGCGGCTACATAGAG CTTCTGGAGGAGGACACCCAGCGGCGCCTGGAGGAGGAGTTCGAGCAGGTGCAGCAGAGTAGCGGCAAGCACCCCACCGTGGCGGCCTCGCAGGACCATAACAAAGACAAGAATCGCTTCAGGAACATCCTCCCCT TTGACCATAGTCGAGTCATACTTTCCCCCGAGGCGGGCCAGGCTGACTCAGATTACATCAACGCCAACTACATTAAG GACGCCTGGGGACGGGACAGCTTCATTGCGTGCCAGGCACCGATGGAGGGCACGATAGGGGACTTCTGGCGGTTGGTGTGGCAGCAGGACGCCTGCGTGGTGGTCATCCTCACCAACCCTCGGGAGCGGGGACGG GAAATGTGTGCCGTGTACTGGCCCACCCTGGAGGAGCCAGTCATCACCGTGGGGGATCTCACCGTCACAAGACGTAGCGAGACTAGTGAAGGCGGCCTGCGAGTGCGTGAGTTTGTGCTTCAGAAG GGCAAAGAGCAACGCTCAGTAAGACAGTATCACCTCACCACCTGGCTGGACTTTGGGGTCCCCAATCATGAACATCACCTCCTGGATTTTATCCGCGAAGTCCGGGACTCGGTGACCTCGGCGAATGGCCCCCTCGTGGTCCACTGCCG TGCTGGCGTGGGTCGCACTGGCACCTTTATCGGCTTATGGAACCTGATGGACGCAGTGGACGCAGGGCAGCGAGAGAGTGTGAACGTGCGGCAGACAGTGCTGGCTATGAGGGACTGTCGCTGCTGCATGGTGCAGACCCCG GAGCAATACCTGTACCTGTACAAGAGCATCGTGGCCTATCTGGAGGAGCCACAAAGATGGAGAACAGAAGACCAATGGCACAGAATTCCTAGAGAGCCGCGATCACAAAAAG AACATCATCTCGCGTACGACAACCCTGCCTTCACCGAGGAGGCGACCCCCAGCGGCCACCACGCATGA